A DNA window from Ctenopharyngodon idella isolate HZGC_01 chromosome 8, HZGC01, whole genome shotgun sequence contains the following coding sequences:
- the rsph14 gene encoding radial spoke head 14 homolog — MASPQTSEQLPPHIDPTQAPVAFGNWALPKLIMELQDVELFTRQRALAALCDLVHDHERAYEAILSGCMERLKVLLQDEDNLVRVKTTEVLYVLASHSLGRDAFLKFDIVGPLANLLEDPENACRKNVHQALNRIAEFPSGAVFMVCMGLVPRLVMKVSDEEENIRALILSTLSCCVSVNALPALESDVIPVLRDQLSHPSPDIRQAATSALVGISVPADGKMKMCEENLLPMLVKLLSDDDQGVVANAAGTIMNTAVITKGKYEALNAGAITPLLRLVVSENVAVCANALRALTVLAEVPRARAQLLEHVPLLKTRLAHPNSIIQRAASTSIEVISWKP; from the exons ATGGCAAGTCCGCAAACATCCGAACAGCTCCCGCCGCACATTGACCCGACACAAGCGCCGGTCGCTTTCGGTAACTGGGCGCTTCCAAAGCTGATCATGGAGCTGCAAGATGTCGAGCTGTTTACCCGGCAGAGGGCGCTCGCTGCCCTCTGCGACCTCGTCCATGACCACGAGCGGGCATATGAAGCCATTCTCAGTG GGTGTATGGAAAGACTCAAGGTTCTGCTGCAAGATGAGGATAACTTAGTCAGGGTCAAAACTACTGAAGTGCTTTATGTGCTTGCTTCACACAGCTTGGGAAG AGATGCTTTTTTGAAATTTGACATTGTGGGTCCTCTTGCAAACCTGTTAGAGGACCCTGAGAATGCCTGTCGTAAAAATGTGCACCAGGCACTCAATAGGATCGCTGAATTTCCCTCAG GAGCAGTATTTATGGTGTGTATGGGGTTGGTGCCCAGATTGGTGATGAAGGTCTCAGATGAAGAAGAGAACATCCGTGCTTTAATTCTCTCCACATTAAGCTGCTGTGTTAGTGTGAACGCCTTGCCTGCACTGGAGAGTGATGTGATTCCAGTCCTGAGAGATCAGCTGTCTCACCCCTCCCCCGACATCCGCCAGGCTGCCACATCTGCCTTAGTGGGAATCAG TGTGCCTGCAGATGGGAAGATGAAGATGTGTGAGGAGAATCTTCTGCCCATGTTGGTCAAGCTGCTGTCAGATGATGACCAAGGGGTTGTCGCTAATGCTGCAGGGACCATTATGAACACAGCTGTTATCACTAAGG GTAAGTACGAGGCGCTGAACGCAGGTGCCATCACCCCTCTGCTGCGGCTGGTGGTGAGTGAGAATGTAGCAGTGTGTGCCAATGCCCTCCGTGCTCTTACAGTCCTGGCCGAGGTTCCTAGGGCCAGGGCACAGCTGCTGGAGCATGTGCCTCTGCTGAAGACTAGACTGGCACACCCTAACTCGATCATCCAGAGAGCTGCATCCACTTCCATTGAAGTCATCTCCTGGAAGCCATGA
- the LOC127517512 gene encoding dual specificity protein phosphatase 26-like, with amino-acid sequence MSFRSKYSEDTLSSAKAEIDFTSPVLALKQIERLLSTGRAINSNADEVWPNLYIGNIDIAENCAEVRRCGFTHVLNCTHSSRHGGKIYDGKGITYMGIDAQDSPTYDMSAHFNNGAEFIHRALNEGGKILVHCHVGISRSATIVLAYLMLKQNMTLVEAIKKVKEERGIYPNQGFLRQLINLHIKLYGCRN; translated from the exons ATGTCTTTCAGGTCGAAATATTCAGAAGATACCTTAAGTTCAGCTAAAGCGGAGATTGATTTCACCTCTCCCGTTTTAGCTTTAAAGCAGATTGAACGTCTTCTATCAACAGGAAGAGCCATAAACAGTAATGCAGATGAAGTCTGGCCCAATCTTTACATCGGCAACAT AGATATAGCTGAGAATTGTGCAGAGGTGAGAAGGTGTGGCTTCACCCATGTCCTGAACTGCACCCACAGCTCCAGACATGGTGGCAAGATTTATGATGGCAAGGGCATCACATACATGGGAATAGACGCACAAGATTCACCCACGTATGACATGAGTGCCCACTTTAACAATGGGGCTGAGTTTATACATAGAGCACTTAATGAGGGAG GCAAGATCCTGGTTCACTGTCACGTTGGAATAAGTCGATCAGCAACTATAGTTTTGGCATATCTCATGCTGAAACAAAACATGACGCTGGTGGAGGCAATCAAGAAGGTAAAAGAGGAAAGAGGCATCTACCCCAACCAAGGCTTCCTCAGGCAACTGATCAACCTTCACATTAAATTATATGGCTGTAGAAACTAG
- the bag4 gene encoding BAG family molecular chaperone regulator 4 isoform X2, with product MHQQMQSDPKSSWPSSYNSENNNWNNGMESQYPGYSNYWYPQSHTAGPYGNSYPPGTEVNGQASYNHQAMSAYPNGVYSPAQYSTSMLHPSNPFYCSDQVPSRQPQYHNQTCPEQNVRGSAPPPYPVPHCQGAPGYPAGSYPHYGEGCPPNAPYPNQQPMLSRPQHEAWSHSGGYGPTPPQQQWPSNTQTPHGHYGNHVRPPHPPPWQGPAPPPYEHKDPPYHSQPHMHPRNQPPGSKPRASTPNPTPPPPKPAQFSAPPQIYTKGPSGGGGPEIKPAQNEQPPTSSRPGSSTPAPLSDNPGLARVHLVLARVQLLQEDVDEFVGKKTEKSYRCLEELLTKELLELDSVETNGQDVVRQARKEAVQKIQAILDRLEKKAF from the exons ATGCATCAGCAGATGCAGTCTGATCCTAAGTCATCCTGGCCTTCCAGCTACAACTCGGAGAACAATAACTGGAACAACGGCATG GAATCTCAGTATCCTGGCTACTCAAATTATTGGTACCCCCAGTCACACACAGCAGGACCTTACGGCAACTCGTACCCCCCTGGAACAGAGGTCAACGGACAGGCATCATACAATCACCAG GCAATGTCAGCCTATCCCAATGGGGTGTACAGTCCAGCACAATACTCCACGAGTATGCTACATCCTTCCAATCCATTCTACTGCAGTGACCAGGTTCCTTCAAGACAACCTCAGTATCACAACCAGACCTGCCCTGAACAAAATGTGAGGGGCTCGGCTCCTCCCCCTTACCCTGTACCTCACTGCCAAGGG GCTCCTGGCTACCCAGCAGGATCTTACCCACACTATGGAGAAGGATGCCCTCCAAATGCCCCCTACCCCAACCAGCAGCCCATGCTCTCACGACCCCAGCATGAAGCCTGGTCCCACTCTGGAGGGTATGGGCCTACGCCGCCCCAACAGCAGTGGCCGTCCAATACCCAGACACCCCACGGCCACTACGGCAACCATGTACGACCACCTCACCCCCCGCCGTGGCAAGGACCTGCACCGCCTCCATATGAACACAAG GATCCACCATATCACAGTCAGCCTCATATGCACCCTCGAAACCAGCCTCCAGGCTCCAAACCACGTGCCAGCACTCCAAACCCAACTCCACCACCACCCAAACCCGCCCAGTTCAGTGCTCCACCTCAAATCTACACCAAGGGTCCCTCTGGAGGTGGAGGACCTGAGATCAAACCAGCCCAGAATGAACAACCTCCAACGTCTTCCCGCCCAGGGTCGTCCACCCCAGCCCCATTAAGTGATAATCCCGGCCTGGCTCGAGTTCATCTGGTTCTGGCTAGAGTTCAGCTCCTCCAAGAGGATGTGGATGAGTTTGTGGGGAAAAAGACGGAAAAGAGCTACCGGTGTCTGGAGGAACTTTTGACAAAAGAGCTGCTGGAATTGGACTCGGTGGAAACCAATGGGCAGGATGTCGTTCGACAGGCTCGCAAAGAGGCCGTTCAGAAGATCCAGGCCATCTTAGACCGCCTTGAGAAAAAGGCTTTTTAA
- the bag4 gene encoding BAG family molecular chaperone regulator 4 isoform X1 yields MAFDSVGSDRGGGEAAWIMHQQMQSDPKSSWPSSYNSENNNWNNGMESQYPGYSNYWYPQSHTAGPYGNSYPPGTEVNGQASYNHQAMSAYPNGVYSPAQYSTSMLHPSNPFYCSDQVPSRQPQYHNQTCPEQNVRGSAPPPYPVPHCQGAPGYPAGSYPHYGEGCPPNAPYPNQQPMLSRPQHEAWSHSGGYGPTPPQQQWPSNTQTPHGHYGNHVRPPHPPPWQGPAPPPYEHKDPPYHSQPHMHPRNQPPGSKPRASTPNPTPPPPKPAQFSAPPQIYTKGPSGGGGPEIKPAQNEQPPTSSRPGSSTPAPLSDNPGLARVHLVLARVQLLQEDVDEFVGKKTEKSYRCLEELLTKELLELDSVETNGQDVVRQARKEAVQKIQAILDRLEKKAF; encoded by the exons ATGGCTTTCGATTCAGTTGGCAGCGACAGAGGCGGAGGTGAGGCTGCGTGGATCATGCATCAGCAGATGCAGTCTGATCCTAAGTCATCCTGGCCTTCCAGCTACAACTCGGAGAACAATAACTGGAACAACGGCATG GAATCTCAGTATCCTGGCTACTCAAATTATTGGTACCCCCAGTCACACACAGCAGGACCTTACGGCAACTCGTACCCCCCTGGAACAGAGGTCAACGGACAGGCATCATACAATCACCAG GCAATGTCAGCCTATCCCAATGGGGTGTACAGTCCAGCACAATACTCCACGAGTATGCTACATCCTTCCAATCCATTCTACTGCAGTGACCAGGTTCCTTCAAGACAACCTCAGTATCACAACCAGACCTGCCCTGAACAAAATGTGAGGGGCTCGGCTCCTCCCCCTTACCCTGTACCTCACTGCCAAGGG GCTCCTGGCTACCCAGCAGGATCTTACCCACACTATGGAGAAGGATGCCCTCCAAATGCCCCCTACCCCAACCAGCAGCCCATGCTCTCACGACCCCAGCATGAAGCCTGGTCCCACTCTGGAGGGTATGGGCCTACGCCGCCCCAACAGCAGTGGCCGTCCAATACCCAGACACCCCACGGCCACTACGGCAACCATGTACGACCACCTCACCCCCCGCCGTGGCAAGGACCTGCACCGCCTCCATATGAACACAAG GATCCACCATATCACAGTCAGCCTCATATGCACCCTCGAAACCAGCCTCCAGGCTCCAAACCACGTGCCAGCACTCCAAACCCAACTCCACCACCACCCAAACCCGCCCAGTTCAGTGCTCCACCTCAAATCTACACCAAGGGTCCCTCTGGAGGTGGAGGACCTGAGATCAAACCAGCCCAGAATGAACAACCTCCAACGTCTTCCCGCCCAGGGTCGTCCACCCCAGCCCCATTAAGTGATAATCCCGGCCTGGCTCGAGTTCATCTGGTTCTGGCTAGAGTTCAGCTCCTCCAAGAGGATGTGGATGAGTTTGTGGGGAAAAAGACGGAAAAGAGCTACCGGTGTCTGGAGGAACTTTTGACAAAAGAGCTGCTGGAATTGGACTCGGTGGAAACCAATGGGCAGGATGTCGTTCGACAGGCTCGCAAAGAGGCCGTTCAGAAGATCCAGGCCATCTTAGACCGCCTTGAGAAAAAGGCTTTTTAA
- the lsm1 gene encoding U6 snRNA-associated Sm-like protein LSm1, with protein sequence MNYMPGTASLIEDIDKKHLVLLRDGRTLIGILRSIDQFANLVLHQTVERIHVGKKFGDIPRGIFVVRGENVVLLGEVDLDKECDQILQRVSIEEILEEQRTEQQAKQESERLKLQAVKERGLSIPKADTLDDF encoded by the exons ATGAATTACATGCCAGGGACTGCGAGCCTCATCGAGGACATTGATA AAAAACACCTTGTTCTCCTTCGCGATGGAAGAACATTGATTGGGATCCTGAGAAGCATAGATCAGTTTG CCAATTTAGTTTTGCATCAAACAGTTGAGCGAATCCACGTAGGAAAAAAATTTGGTGACATACCTCGTGGAATATTTGTCGTCAGAGGAGAAAATGTCGTCTTGCTTGGAGAAGTA GATCTGGATAAAGAATGTGATCAAATCCTCCAGAGAGTTTCCATTGAGGAAATTCTGGAGGAACAGCGGACAGAACAGCAAGCCAAGCAGGAGTCAGAGAGACTGAAGCTACAGGCAGTGAAAGAGCGAGGTTTATCAATCCCTAAAGCTGACACGTTAGATGATTTCTGA